A part of Streptomyces sp. DSM 40750 genomic DNA contains:
- a CDS encoding ISL3 family transposase, translating into MTVRRFICSTDNCPRRTFAEPFAQLTAPYARFTTRLGHVLERVGLALAGRAGARLTAQLGFQVGRMTLLRRVMALPDPQPSTPRVLGVDDFATRRGQTYSTVLTCGETHRLVDVLPTRDSGPLAAWLATHPGVEIICRDRAGAYAEGARLGAPTAIQVADRFHLWQGIGRAVETCVAAHRECLNGPTPPTRADVGASTNDPVRGGPDLDGRRAQRKKAAHALVHKLLAQGHPRRAIARHLGWGLNTVLRYARAATWQDTLRENRPRPSRLDPYKPYLERRYAAGCTNVTRLHRELVIENAPVTYQMVRAYIADLRAVPPQAPPPPPTVRRVTGWLTRHPATLSEDERAALKDVLARCPELDSAAEHVRGFGEILTHRLGSAPRSPPGSTPSTPANCPASPTSPSTCSETATR; encoded by the coding sequence ATCACGGTCCGGCGTTTCATCTGCAGCACGGACAACTGCCCGCGTCGCACGTTCGCCGAGCCGTTCGCTCAGTTGACCGCCCCGTACGCACGCTTCACCACGCGGCTGGGCCACGTCCTGGAGCGCGTCGGGCTCGCACTCGCCGGACGAGCTGGTGCTCGGCTGACCGCCCAACTGGGCTTTCAAGTGGGACGGATGACCCTGCTGCGCAGGGTCATGGCTCTACCCGACCCGCAGCCCAGCACGCCACGCGTGCTGGGCGTGGACGACTTCGCAACCCGCCGCGGGCAGACCTACTCCACCGTCTTGACCTGCGGAGAGACCCATCGCTTGGTAGACGTGCTCCCGACGCGCGACTCCGGACCGCTGGCCGCGTGGCTGGCCACCCACCCGGGCGTGGAAATCATCTGCCGGGACCGGGCGGGCGCCTACGCGGAGGGCGCACGACTCGGCGCTCCCACCGCAATCCAGGTCGCCGACCGGTTCCACCTGTGGCAGGGCATCGGCAGAGCAGTGGAGACCTGCGTCGCCGCCCATCGCGAATGCCTGAATGGGCCAACCCCACCAACACGAGCGGACGTCGGGGCGTCGACCAACGACCCGGTGCGCGGCGGACCGGACCTTGATGGCCGGCGGGCCCAGCGCAAGAAGGCCGCGCACGCCCTGGTCCACAAACTGCTCGCTCAGGGGCACCCGCGCCGGGCGATCGCCCGGCATCTGGGCTGGGGACTCAACACCGTGCTGCGATACGCACGTGCGGCCACCTGGCAGGACACCCTCCGGGAGAACCGTCCCCGGCCCAGTCGCCTGGACCCCTACAAGCCCTATCTGGAGCGGCGGTACGCCGCGGGATGCACGAACGTCACTCGCCTGCATCGCGAACTGGTCATCGAGAACGCCCCCGTCACTTACCAGATGGTCCGCGCCTACATCGCCGACCTGCGCGCCGTGCCGCCACAGGCGCCGCCTCCTCCGCCGACGGTGCGGCGGGTCACCGGCTGGCTCACCCGGCACCCCGCAACCCTGAGCGAGGACGAGCGCGCCGCACTGAAGGATGTCCTGGCACGCTGCCCCGAACTGGATTCCGCCGCCGAACACGTCCGGGGCTTCGGCGAGATCCTCACCCATCGGCTCGGCTCGGCTCCACGCTCCCCGCCTGGATCGACGCCGTCGACGCCAGCCAACTGCCCGGCCTCACCAACTTCGCCCTCCACCTGCTCCGAGACCGCGACGCGGTGA